One part of the Clarias gariepinus isolate MV-2021 ecotype Netherlands chromosome 24, CGAR_prim_01v2, whole genome shotgun sequence genome encodes these proteins:
- the ptges gene encoding prostaglandin E synthase, protein MDAMLGNPVFSCFVFYSTLLILKMYTIAVITGQVRLRKKAFANPEDAERHGGVQFCRTDPYVERCRRAHINDMENILPFLFLGAIYSMTGPSLVVAKGHFLVFFVGRVMHSVAYLFALKAPTRSLAYTIAQVPCVSMAIQILFTVGFNV, encoded by the exons ATGGACGCCATGCTGGGAAACCCGGTGTTCTCGTGCTTCGTGTTCTACAGCACACTGTTAATCCTAAAGATGTACACCATTGCTGTCATCACTGGACAAGTGAGACTGCGGAAAAAG GCTTTTGCTAATCCAGAGGATGCAGAGCGCCATGGAGGAGTACAATTCTGCCGTACAGACCCATACGTGGAGCGCTGCAGGAG agctcATATAAACGACATGGAAAATATCTTACCCTTCCTGTTCCTGGGTGCCATCTATTCCATGACAGGGCCATCACTGGTCGTAGCAAAAGGTCACTTCCTGGTCTTCTTCGTGGGTCGGGTCATGCACAGCGTGGCCTACTTGTTCGCCCTAAAAGCTCCAACACGCTCACTCGCCTATACCATCGCTCAAGTTCCCTGTGTCTCCATGGCCATACAGATTCTTTTTACTGTGGGCTTTAATGTATGA
- the timm22 gene encoding mitochondrial import inner membrane translocase subunit Tim22 yields MAAPVKSSDVSVPSVSAQSTGKNAHLQYSVLLEHLIGDKRQIKDLNPGVMGGLPTPHKTKEQKMIERGMESCAFKATLACVGGFVLGGAFGVFTAGIDTNVGFDPKDPLKTPTAREVLRDMGQRGMSYAKNFAIVGAMFSCTECIIESHRGKSDWKNAVYSGCITGGAIGFRAGLKAGVLGCGGFAAFSAAIEYYLR; encoded by the exons ATGGCGGCGCCCGTGAAGAGCAGCGATGTCTCAGTACCGAGCGTTTCAGCTCAGTCCACAGGCAAAAATGctcatctacagtacagtgttctCCTGGAACATCTCATCGGTGACAAGAGACAAATCAAAGACCTGAACCCCGGCGTTATGGGCGGTTTACCGACTCCGCACAAGACGAAGGAGCAGAAGATGATAGAACGCGGGATGGAGAGCTGCGCTTTTAAAGCGACGCTGGCGTGTGTCGGAG GTTTTGTGCTAGGAGGTGCCTTTGGAGTCTTCACAGCTGGCATCGACACCAATGTTGGGTTTGATCCTAAAGACCCACTAAAGACCCCCACAGCGAGAGAAGTGCTAAGAGACATGGGTCAGAGAGGAATGTCCTACGCTAAAAACTTTGCTATAGTTGGGGCAATGTTCTCATGTACAGAGTGCATTATAGAATCA CATCGCGGTAAATCAGACTGGAAAAACGCAGTGTACAGCGGCTGCATTACTGGAGGTGCGATTGGATTCAGAG CTGGCCTGAAAGCTGGGGTTTTGGGCTGTGGTGGTTTTGCTGCTTTCTCCGCTGCTATAGAGTATTACCTTAGATGA
- the tlcd3a gene encoding ceramide synthase isoform X2, with translation MATTAGIIVVSSCRENVITNRHWLATSFVLSYGVPYMAYDLFAMYLSHYYRFQVQGHKDYRGHSLKTISSFVRKEFLLVLHHIALLTILLPITLFFRNDHGDFFIGCLFLTEISTPFVSLGKILIQVGLQNCWLHKVNGCMVLLSFFLCRIVLFPYMYWVYGDHYSLPLYAVPLHIPLYANLGNMCILAPQVYWFILLCRKGYRLYMRQRSTNNQNSTSSPHSKAE, from the exons GCATTGGCTGGCCACTTCGTTTGTCCTCAGTTATGGAGTGCCCTATATGGCATATGACCTCTTCGCCATGTACCTGAGCCACTACTACCGCTTCCAGGTCCAAGGCCACAAGGATTACAGAGGACACTCACTGAAGACAATCAGCTCATTTGTGAGGAAAGAGTTCCTCCTGGTCCTTCATCACATCGCACTCCTCACCATTCTCCTGCCTATTACACTG TTCTTCAGGAACGACCACGGTGATTTCTTCATCGGTTGCCTTTTCCTGACAGAAATCAGCACACCTTTTGTTTCACTGGGCAAAATCCTGATTCAG GTCGGTCTGCAAAACTGCTGGCTGCACAAAGTGAACGGTTGCATGGTGCTGTTAAGCTTCTTCCTTTGCCGCATTGTTCTCTTCCCCTACATGTACTGGGTCTACGGCGATCACTACAGCCTCCCGCTCTATGCCGTGCCTCTGCACATCCCGCTCTACGCTAACTTGGGCAACATGTGTATCCTCGCGCCGCAAGTCTACTGGTTCATCCTGCTCTGCCGAAAGGGCTACCGTCTTTACATGCGCCAGCGCAGCACCAACAACCAGAACTCAACCTCATCACCTCATTCCAAGGCAGAATAG